From the genome of Homalodisca vitripennis isolate AUS2020 chromosome 8, UT_GWSS_2.1, whole genome shotgun sequence, one region includes:
- the LOC124367506 gene encoding E3 ubiquitin ligase RNF157 isoform X2: MGSLTSRQNAGVEEVDIVSNHAYKYPPKSGNYFGSHFIMGGERFDTPQPEAYLFGENADLNFLGSRPTPFPYPPPQANEPTKTLKSLVNIRKESLRLVRAMDNVKGDNDLIKPTNFNIEFTFDCDARTAITIYYFATEEFTPTGVVYCPRDPTLTSETYCYNRGTNQLFSQPTHIFDPSRYSDEELSYNADREVIPVAIHCVAYEGLEDQKQSHTSIAVVERHSDGTYVLKALKQRLYVDGLCYLLQEIYGIENKGNDTVKGNSDEETEDNGSECVICMCDVRDTLILPCRHLCLCNSCADSLRYQANNCPICRAPFRALLQIRALQKSTTQLPSIPQETNCENIPAGYEAVSLIEALNGPSLSRSLAPALVVALEPMDHDDTAAQAAEVLNRSCIERIPTTVKLPPEGEGTPEVRMSVLLAREGEEKTKSPLLASRRRDKAAARPRDTVRVVNEKIPVPDETQDEDSEAEKMSPLLNGAASTDSPSPSPPVMAQEEGEEEDLKTELPQSV, from the exons ATGGGTTCGCTAACAAGTAGGCAAAATGCAGGTGTAGAAGAAGTCGATATAGTATCAAATCATGCTTATAAATATCCACCTAAATCGG GTAACTATTTTGGAAGCCATTTTATAATGGGTGGTGAGCGTTTCGACACGCCTCAACCTGAGGCTTACTTGTTTGGAGAGAATGCTGACTTGAACTTCCTCGGTAGTAGACCTACTCCT TTCCCGTACCCACCCCCTCAAGCCAACGAGCCCACTAAAACACTCAAGAGCCTGGTGAACATTCGCAAGGAGTCACTGAGACTGGTGCGGGCCATGGACAATGTCAAGGGTGACAATGACCTCATTAAACCTACCAACTTCAACATTGAGTTCACATTCGACTGTGATGCTCGCACGGccataacaatttattattttgccaCAGAGGAGTTCACACCTACAGGTGTTGT ATACTGTCCCCGAGACCCGACATTGACCTCTGAAACGTATTGCTACAACCGAGGCACCAATCAGCTGTTCAGCCAGCCTACCCACATATTTGATCCCAGTCGTTACTCAGACGAGGAGCTCTCTTATAACGCTGACAGGGAGGTCATTCCGGTAGCAATACACTGTGTCGCTTATGAAGGCCTTGAAG ACCAGAAGCAGAGTCACACGAGCATTGCAGTTGTGGAGAGACACTCAGACGGTACTTACGTGCTGAAGGCACTCAAACAGCGGCTGTACGTAGACGGTCTGTGCTATTTGCTGCAAGAGATATATGGAATCGAGAATAAAGGAAATGACACTGTTAAG GGCAACAGTGATGAAGAGACTGAGGACAATGGTTCAGAGTGTGTGATCTGCATGTGTGATGTGCGCGACACACTTATACTGCCGTGTCGTCACCTCTGCTTGTGCAACTCATGCGCGGACTCCCTGCGCTACCAGGCCAACAACTGTCCTATCTGTCGTGCTCCCTTCCGAGCTCTCCTGCAGATCCGGGCCTTGCAGAAATCCACTACACAGCTCCCCTCGATTCCCCAAGAG ACCAACTGTGAAAACATTCCCGCAGGCTACGAGGCTGTGTCACTCATAGAGGCTCTCAACGGGCCATCTCTTAGCCGCAGCCTGGCCCCAGCCTTGGTAGTGGCTCTGGAACCCATGGACCACGATGACACCGCAGCGCAGGCAGCCGAAGTGCTCAACAG GTCCTGTATTGAGCGGATTCCCACAACAGTGAAGTTGCCGCCAGAGGGAGAGGGGACACCAGAGGTGCGCATGTCCGTGCTACTGGCGCGCGAGGGTGAGGAGAAAACCAAGTCTCCGCTCCTTGCGTCTCGACGGCGCGACAAGGCTGCTGCTCGGCCCCGAGACACTGTGCGAGTCGTCAACGAGAAGATTCCTGTTCCAGACGAG ACACAGGACGAGGACAGCGAGGCCGAGAAGATGTCTCCGCTTTTGAACGGAGCAGCCAGCACCGACTCCCCCTCACCTTCCCCTCCCGTCATGGCTCaggaagaaggggaggaggaggaTCTGAAGACAGAACTTCCTCAGAGCGTGT GA
- the LOC124367506 gene encoding E3 ubiquitin-protein ligase MGRN1 isoform X1, with the protein MGSLTSRQNAGVEEVDIVSNHAYKYPPKSGNYFGSHFIMGGERFDTPQPEAYLFGENADLNFLGSRPTPFPYPPPQANEPTKTLKSLVNIRKESLRLVRAMDNVKGDNDLIKPTNFNIEFTFDCDARTAITIYYFATEEFTPTGVVYCPRDPTLTSETYCYNRGTNQLFSQPTHIFDPSRYSDEELSYNADREVIPVAIHCVAYEGLEDQKQSHTSIAVVERHSDGTYVLKALKQRLYVDGLCYLLQEIYGIENKGNDTVKGNSDEETEDNGSECVICMCDVRDTLILPCRHLCLCNSCADSLRYQANNCPICRAPFRALLQIRALQKSTTQLPSIPQETNCENIPAGYEAVSLIEALNGPSLSRSLAPALVVALEPMDHDDTAAQAAEVLNRSCIERIPTTVKLPPEGEGTPEVRMSVLLAREGEEKTKSPLLASRRRDKAAARPRDTVRVVNEKIPVPDETQDEDSEAEKMSPLLNGAASTDSPSPSPPVMAQEEGEEEDLKTELPQSVSGCEGGLSVVSAGVPVAGEDSDYYTPEDPATTILSPLHSDKDRCERERERVVEGVGRWMAREGLSLPGTPLSTASHRSSGDSYSSSGSTRLLLSTNDKTTIA; encoded by the exons ATGGGTTCGCTAACAAGTAGGCAAAATGCAGGTGTAGAAGAAGTCGATATAGTATCAAATCATGCTTATAAATATCCACCTAAATCGG GTAACTATTTTGGAAGCCATTTTATAATGGGTGGTGAGCGTTTCGACACGCCTCAACCTGAGGCTTACTTGTTTGGAGAGAATGCTGACTTGAACTTCCTCGGTAGTAGACCTACTCCT TTCCCGTACCCACCCCCTCAAGCCAACGAGCCCACTAAAACACTCAAGAGCCTGGTGAACATTCGCAAGGAGTCACTGAGACTGGTGCGGGCCATGGACAATGTCAAGGGTGACAATGACCTCATTAAACCTACCAACTTCAACATTGAGTTCACATTCGACTGTGATGCTCGCACGGccataacaatttattattttgccaCAGAGGAGTTCACACCTACAGGTGTTGT ATACTGTCCCCGAGACCCGACATTGACCTCTGAAACGTATTGCTACAACCGAGGCACCAATCAGCTGTTCAGCCAGCCTACCCACATATTTGATCCCAGTCGTTACTCAGACGAGGAGCTCTCTTATAACGCTGACAGGGAGGTCATTCCGGTAGCAATACACTGTGTCGCTTATGAAGGCCTTGAAG ACCAGAAGCAGAGTCACACGAGCATTGCAGTTGTGGAGAGACACTCAGACGGTACTTACGTGCTGAAGGCACTCAAACAGCGGCTGTACGTAGACGGTCTGTGCTATTTGCTGCAAGAGATATATGGAATCGAGAATAAAGGAAATGACACTGTTAAG GGCAACAGTGATGAAGAGACTGAGGACAATGGTTCAGAGTGTGTGATCTGCATGTGTGATGTGCGCGACACACTTATACTGCCGTGTCGTCACCTCTGCTTGTGCAACTCATGCGCGGACTCCCTGCGCTACCAGGCCAACAACTGTCCTATCTGTCGTGCTCCCTTCCGAGCTCTCCTGCAGATCCGGGCCTTGCAGAAATCCACTACACAGCTCCCCTCGATTCCCCAAGAG ACCAACTGTGAAAACATTCCCGCAGGCTACGAGGCTGTGTCACTCATAGAGGCTCTCAACGGGCCATCTCTTAGCCGCAGCCTGGCCCCAGCCTTGGTAGTGGCTCTGGAACCCATGGACCACGATGACACCGCAGCGCAGGCAGCCGAAGTGCTCAACAG GTCCTGTATTGAGCGGATTCCCACAACAGTGAAGTTGCCGCCAGAGGGAGAGGGGACACCAGAGGTGCGCATGTCCGTGCTACTGGCGCGCGAGGGTGAGGAGAAAACCAAGTCTCCGCTCCTTGCGTCTCGACGGCGCGACAAGGCTGCTGCTCGGCCCCGAGACACTGTGCGAGTCGTCAACGAGAAGATTCCTGTTCCAGACGAG ACACAGGACGAGGACAGCGAGGCCGAGAAGATGTCTCCGCTTTTGAACGGAGCAGCCAGCACCGACTCCCCCTCACCTTCCCCTCCCGTCATGGCTCaggaagaaggggaggaggaggaTCTGAAGACAGAACTTCCTCAGAGCGTGT CGGGGTGTGAGGGGGGCCTGTCAGTGGTCTCGGCGGGGGTGCCCGTGGCAGGGGAAGACTCGGATTATTATACACCAGAGGATCCTGCCACCACCATTCTCAGCCCCCTCCATTCCGATAAG GATCGATGTGAGAGGGAGAGAGAGCGTGTAGTGGAAGGAGTGGGCCGGTGGATGGCCAGAGAAGGCTTGTCACTACCCGGTACACCCTTGTCAACGGCAAGCCACCGTTCCAGTGGTGACAGTTACAGCTCTAGCGGCTCTACTCGGCTACTACTCTCCACCAATGACAAGACTACTATAGCATAa